One Atribacterota bacterium genomic window carries:
- the dut gene encoding dUTP diphosphatase, producing the protein MDKEIKKIKVKIEKEKDCKDLPLPKAASKYSSGIDLFSAENKSIEIKKGEIRLISTGIKIALPVGFEAQVRPRSGLAYRYGITVLNTPGTIDSDYRGVIKIILINHGKDNFIVNRGDRIAQLVIQKIYHPVLIETEKLDDTKRGIGGFGHTGIKTN; encoded by the coding sequence ATGGATAAAGAGATTAAAAAAATAAAAGTCAAAATTGAAAAGGAAAAAGATTGCAAGGATTTACCATTACCCAAAGCTGCAAGCAAATATTCTTCGGGAATAGACTTATTTTCAGCTGAAAATAAGTCTATTGAAATTAAAAAAGGTGAAATCAGGCTTATTTCAACAGGAATTAAAATTGCCTTACCGGTAGGGTTTGAAGCCCAGGTCAGACCCAGGAGTGGATTAGCTTACCGTTACGGTATTACTGTTCTTAATACTCCTGGCACAATAGATTCTGATTACCGAGGGGTTATAAAAATAATACTTATTAACCATGGGAAAGATAATTTTATTGTAAACAGGGGAGACCGTATTGCTCAATTGGTTATTCAAAAAATCTATCATCCAGTATTAATTGAAACAGAAAAATTGGATGACACTAAAAGAGGTATTGGCGGTTTTGGGCATACTGGTATTAAAACTAATTAA
- the rpsO gene encoding 30S ribosomal protein S15, producing the protein MKKDIKNQIIKNYQHHEKDTGSTEVQVAILTEQINSLTQHLIQHKKDSHSKHGLLKMVGKRRSLLNFLKDNDVEKYRKLISQLNLRK; encoded by the coding sequence ATTAAAAAAGATATTAAAAACCAAATTATAAAAAACTATCAACACCATGAAAAAGATACTGGTTCTACAGAAGTACAAGTTGCCATTTTAACCGAACAGATTAACAGCCTTACCCAGCATTTAATTCAGCACAAAAAAGATTCTCATTCAAAACATGGACTATTAAAAATGGTTGGTAAAAGAAGAAGTTTATTAAACTTTCTTAAAGATAATGATGTTGAAAAATACCGAAAGCTAATCAGTCAATTGAATTTAAGAAAATAA
- the pnp gene encoding polyribonucleotide nucleotidyltransferase: protein MIKFDTRNVETKVGGKTIKIETGKMAKQANGSVLLTCGETVVLVTAVASKESREGIDFFPLLVDYEEKFYAAGKIPGGFFKREGKPSENATLTSRLIDRPLRPLFPENYYNDVQIIASVLSYDQENLPDVISIIGASCALYISDIPFTKPVAAVRIGYKNGEYLINPTVEEIKESKLNMVVAGTKDSVIMLEGEAKELSEEEILIAIEKAQVEIKKIVDMQIMFANELKKDKSVQTWEPDPVLTQEKDRYINFIKDNFFDKIEKAQIIFEKKEREEQLNALLDEVLKEIESDEKEPEPNKSLIKGAFDVACKESMRRLVIEKNIRVDSRAMDEVRPIVCETGILPRVHGSALFTRGQTQSLVITTLGSVRDEQSIDTLEEDTSRKFYLHYNFPPFSVGDVKPRRSQSRREIGHGALAEKAIKALIPDETDFPYTIRVVSEILESNGSSSMATVCGTSMSLMDAGVPLRKPIAGIALGLVKEGDNYKILTDILGIEDHYGDMDFKAAGSIDGITAIQMDLKIDGVSAEIIKDILEKSKKGRLFILEKMNSVIDKPKEELSNYVPKMFIMKVNPDKIGSVIGPSGRNIKKIIEESGTEIDIKDNGEIFITADNTDKIEKAKYLIEGLVREVKVGEIYDGKVKRITKYGAFIEILPGVEGLLHISNLCHYHVDKVEDVINADDEVKVKVIGVDQQGKIDLSKKELTPRPDKNDRNNKSNYNKKSSHR from the coding sequence ATGATCAAATTTGATACTAGGAATGTGGAAACAAAGGTTGGAGGAAAAACCATAAAAATAGAAACAGGTAAAATGGCAAAACAGGCAAATGGTTCCGTTTTGCTTACCTGTGGAGAAACAGTTGTGTTGGTTACTGCTGTCGCTTCTAAAGAATCCCGAGAAGGAATAGACTTTTTCCCTTTATTAGTGGATTATGAGGAAAAGTTCTATGCCGCTGGGAAAATACCGGGTGGCTTTTTTAAGCGAGAAGGTAAACCCAGTGAAAATGCAACTCTCACATCAAGACTTATAGATCGCCCTCTACGTCCTCTGTTTCCTGAAAATTATTATAATGATGTGCAAATAATAGCTTCTGTATTGTCTTATGACCAGGAAAACCTTCCTGATGTTATCTCAATTATTGGTGCCTCGTGTGCTCTTTATATTTCAGATATACCATTTACTAAGCCAGTAGCTGCGGTACGTATCGGATATAAGAATGGAGAATATTTAATTAATCCAACAGTAGAAGAAATAAAAGAATCTAAACTTAATATGGTTGTAGCCGGTACTAAAGATTCTGTTATTATGTTGGAAGGAGAGGCTAAAGAATTATCAGAAGAAGAAATATTAATTGCAATTGAAAAAGCACAAGTCGAAATCAAAAAAATTGTTGATATGCAAATTATGTTTGCAAATGAACTAAAAAAAGATAAATCTGTCCAAACATGGGAACCTGATCCGGTATTAACACAGGAAAAAGATAGATATATCAATTTTATTAAGGATAATTTTTTTGACAAGATTGAAAAAGCCCAGATAATTTTTGAAAAAAAGGAAAGAGAAGAACAGCTAAACGCATTATTGGATGAAGTGCTTAAAGAAATAGAGAGTGATGAAAAAGAGCCTGAACCCAATAAATCACTTATAAAAGGTGCATTCGATGTTGCATGCAAAGAATCAATGAGAAGGTTAGTTATTGAAAAGAATATTAGAGTTGATAGTCGTGCAATGGATGAAGTAAGGCCAATTGTCTGTGAAACTGGTATATTACCAAGAGTTCACGGAAGTGCACTCTTCACTAGAGGACAAACACAGTCCTTAGTGATAACAACTTTGGGTTCTGTCAGGGATGAACAATCTATCGATACATTGGAAGAAGATACTTCTCGCAAATTTTATTTACACTATAACTTTCCACCCTTTTCAGTAGGTGATGTAAAACCCAGAAGATCGCAATCCAGAAGAGAAATTGGCCATGGAGCTCTAGCTGAAAAAGCTATCAAGGCATTGATTCCTGATGAAACTGATTTTCCCTATACAATTCGTGTTGTATCAGAAATATTGGAATCTAACGGTTCTTCGTCTATGGCTACAGTTTGTGGAACGAGTATGTCTCTAATGGATGCAGGGGTTCCATTAAGAAAGCCAATTGCTGGAATTGCTCTTGGTCTTGTTAAAGAAGGGGATAACTATAAAATTCTAACTGATATTTTAGGAATAGAAGACCATTATGGGGATATGGATTTTAAAGCCGCTGGTTCAATTGATGGTATTACCGCAATACAAATGGATTTAAAAATAGATGGCGTATCAGCTGAAATTATTAAAGATATTTTGGAAAAATCCAAAAAAGGAAGATTGTTCATTTTGGAAAAGATGAACAGTGTTATAGATAAGCCAAAGGAAGAATTATCTAATTATGTTCCTAAAATGTTCATCATGAAAGTAAATCCTGATAAGATAGGCAGCGTTATTGGTCCAAGTGGAAGAAACATAAAGAAAATTATCGAAGAAAGTGGCACAGAAATTGATATTAAGGATAACGGTGAAATATTTATCACCGCTGATAATACTGATAAAATAGAAAAAGCAAAATATCTTATAGAGGGCTTAGTTAGGGAAGTTAAAGTTGGAGAGATATATGATGGTAAAGTAAAAAGAATAACAAAATATGGGGCTTTTATAGAAATATTACCTGGTGTAGAAGGTCTCTTACATATATCTAACTTATGCCATTATCATGTTGACAAAGTCGAAGATGTTATAAATGCTGATGATGAAGTTAAAGTAAAAGTAATTGGGGTTGACCAGCAGGGAAAAATCGATTTAAGCAAAAAAGAACTTACACCAAGACCCGATAAGAATGATAGAAATAACAAATCTAATTATAATAAAAAATCTTCACATAGATAA